The following proteins come from a genomic window of Eulemur rufifrons isolate Redbay chromosome 24, OSU_ERuf_1, whole genome shotgun sequence:
- the ARHGEF1 gene encoding rho guanine nucleotide exchange factor 1 isoform X2, translated as MEDVARGVAPGPPRPGLVPVSIIGAEDEDFENELETHSEEQNSQFQSLEQVKRRPAHLMALLQHVALQFEPGPLLCCLHADMLGSLGPKEIKKAFVDFYHSFLDKTAILRVPVPPHVAFELDRTRPDLISEDVQRRFVQEVVQSQQAAVGRQLDDFRSKRLMGMTPWEQELAQLEAWVGRDRASYEARERHVAERLLTHLEEMQPTISTDEEKSAAVVNAIGLYMRHLGVRTKSGDKKSGRNFFRKKVMGNRRSDEPPKTKKGLSSILDAARWNRGEPQAPDFRHLKGEVDGEKPALTERKGGLGMPSRDRNLGAPGQDTSGISLHPLSGDNPDREPGADSPLELGDPPLQGPTSLEPPAPPESTEEGAETESPEPGDEAEPGRSGLELEPEEPPGWRELVPPDTLHSLPKSQVKRQEVISELLVTEAAHVRMLRVLHDLFYQPMVEGGFFLLGELQNIFPSLDELIEVHSLFLDCLMKRRQESGYLIEEIGDVLLARFDGAEGSWFQKISSRFCSRQSFALEQLKAKQRKEPRFCAFVQEAESRPRCRRLQLKDMIPTEMQRLTKYPLLLQSIGQNTEEPAEREKVELAAECCREILHHVNQAVRDMEDLLRLRDYQRRLDLSHLRQSSDPMLSEFKNLDITKKKLVYEGPLTWRVTKDKAVEVHVLLLDDLLLLLQRQDERLLLKSHSRTLTPTPDGKTMLRPVLRLTSAMTREVATDHKAFYVIFTWDQEAQIYELVAQTVSERKNWCALITETAGSLKVPAPASRPKPHPSPSSIREPLLSSSENGNGGREMPPADARTERILSDLLPFCRPGPEGQLAATALRKGAGGGILPPATPPVSARGEFCPPSWLYLRSLSRQAFHKERRGRGRVGAAPTHTAAAASHTPRPEEREPLPGHTWEGPSWGHRVPIGLGLLPPASAWETQGFIPGWAPQRPPDPGLSVLPVGATPPSPTPKCLCSVFIP; from the exons ATGGAAGACGTCGCCCGAGGGGTG GCCCCAGGGCCCCCCCGGCCTGGCCTGGTGCCCGTCAGCATCATCGGGGCTGAGGACGAGGATTTTGAGAACGAGCTGGAGACG CACTCAGAGGAGCAAAACAGCCAGTTCCAGAGCCTGGAGCAGGTGAAGCGGCGCCCGGCCCACCTCATGGCCCTCCTGCAGCACGTGGCCCTGCAGTTCGAGCCGGGACCCCTg ctctgctgcctgCACGCGGACATGCTGGGCTCCCTGGGCCCCAAGGAGATCAAGAAGGCCTTCGTTGACTTCTACCACAGCTTCCTGGACAAGACCGCA ATTCTGCGAGTGCCTGTCCCTCCCCACGTGGCCTTTGAGCTTG ACCGCACCCGGCCAGACCTCATCTCCGAGGATGTGCAGCGGCGGTTTGTGCAGGAGGTGGTGCAGAGCCAGCAGGCAGCCGTGGGCCGGCAGCTGGACGACTTCCGCTCCAAGCGGCTCATGGGCATGACGCCCTGGGAGCAGGAGCTGGCCCAGCTGGAGGCCTGGGTTGGGCGGGACCGAGCCAGCTACGAGGCCCGGGAGCGGCACGTGGCCGAGCGGCTGCTGACCCACCTGGAGGAGATGCA ACCTACCATCTCTACCGATGAAGAAAAGAG TGCCGCTGTGGTCAACGCCATCGGCCTATACATGCGCCACCTTGGGGTACGGACCAAGAGTGGGGACAAGAAGTCGGGGAGGAACTTCTTCCGGAAAAAG GTGATGGGGAACCGGCGCTCAGACGAGCCTCCCAAGACCAAAAAAGGACTGAGCAGCATCCTGGATGCCGCCCGCTGGAACCGGGGAGAGCCCCAGG CTCCAGATTTTCGACACCTCAAAGGCGAGGTTGATG GTGAGAAGCCAGCACTTACGGAGCGGAAGGGAGGCCTGGGCATGCCCTCTCGGGACCGGAATCTGGGGGCTCCTGGGCAGGACACCTCTGGAATCTCTCTGCACCCTCTGTCCGGGGACAACCCAGACCGGGAACCAG GTGCTGACAGCCCCCTGGAGCTGGGGGACCCACCCCTACAGGGCCCGACCAGCCTGGAGCCTCCAGCGCCCCCAGAGAGCACTGAGGAGGGGGCCGAGACAGAGAG CCCTGAGCCCGGAGACGAGGCGGAGCCGGGACGTTCAGGACTAGAGCTGGAACCAGAAGAGCCTCCAGGCTGGCGGGAGCTCGTCCCCCCGGACACCCTGCACAGCCTGCCCAAGAGCCAGGTGAAGCGGCAGGAGGTCATCAGCG AGCTGCTGGTGACAGAGGCGGCCCACGTGCGCATGCTGCGGGTACTACATGACCTCTTCTACCAGCCCATGGTGGAAGGGGGCTTCTTCCTCCTGGGGGAGCTGCAGAACATCTTCCCCAGCCTGGACGAGCTCATCGAGGTGCATT CCTTGTTCCTTGATTGCCTGATGAAGCGGAGACAGGAGAGTGGCTACCTCATTGAAGAGATCGGGGACGTGCTGCTGGCCCGG TTTGATGGTGCTGAGGGCTCCTGGTTCCAGAAAATCTCCTCTCGCTTCTGCAGCCGCCAGTCGTTTGCCTTAGAGCAGCTCAAAGCCAAGCAGCGCAAGGAGCCTCGATTCTGTGCCTTTGTGCAG GAGGCCGAGAGCCGTCCGCGGTGTCGCCGCCTGCAGCTGAAGGACATGATCCCCACAGAGATGCAGCGCCTGACCAAGTACCCACTGCTCCTGCAGAGCATCGGGCAGAACACAG AAGAGCCCGCGGAGCGAGAGAAAGTGGAGCTAGCAGCCGAGTGCTGCCGGGAAATCCTGCACCACGTCAACCAAGCCGTGCGTGACATGGAGGACCTGCTG CGGCTCAGGGATTATCAGCGGCGCCTGGATTTGTCCCACCTGCGGCAGAGCAGCGACCCCATGCTGAGCGAGTTCAAG aaCCTGGACATCACCAAGAAGAAGTTGGTCTATGAGGGCCCGCTGACGTGGCGAGTGACGAAGGACAAGGCTGTGG AGGTCCACGTGCTGCTGCTGGAcgacctgctgctgctgctccagcgCCAGGACGAGCGGCTGCTGCTCAAGTCACACAGCCGGACGCTGACACCCACCCCGGACGGCAAGACCATGCTGCGGCCCGTGCTGCGGCTCACCTCCGCCATGACCCGCGAGGTGGCCACCG ACCACAAAGCCTTCTATGTCATTTTTACGTGGGACCAGGAGGCCCAGATATACGAGCTGGTGGCACAGACTGTGTCGGAGAGGAAGAA CTGGTGTGCCCTCATCACTGAGACCGCTGGATCTCTGAaggtccctgcccctgcctcccgccccaagccccaccccagccccagcag CATCCGAGAACCCCTCCTTAGCAGCTCTGAGAACGGCAACGGTGGCCGAGAGATGCCTCCAGCTGACG CCCGGACTGAGAGAATTCTCAGCGACCTCCTGCCCTTCTGCAGACCAGGCCCCGAGGGCCAGCTTGCTGCCACGGCCCTTCGGAAAG gagctggaggaggaatTCTGCCGCCTGCGacccctcctgtctcagctcGGGGGGAATTCTGTCCCCCATCCTGGCTGTACCTGAGGTCCCTATCCAGGCAG GCCTTTCacaaggagaggagggggagaggacgTGTGGGGGCCGCCCCCACCCACACGGCTGCCGCAGCATCTCACACCCcaaggcctgaggagagggagccGCTGCCGGGCCACACCTGGGAGGGGCCCAGCTGGGGTCACCGTGTCCCCATTGGCCTCGgccttctccctcctgcctctgcttggGAGACTCAGGGCTTCATTCCAGGGTGGGCACCACAGCGACCCCCAGATCCTGGGCTATCAGTATTGCCTGTGGGGGCCAcccctccatcccccaccccgaAGTGCCTTTGCTCTGTTTTTATACCCTGA
- the ARHGEF1 gene encoding rho guanine nucleotide exchange factor 1 isoform X6, with product MEDVARGVAPGPPRPGLVPVSIIGAEDEDFENELETHSEEQNSQFQSLEQVKRRPAHLMALLQHVALQFEPGPLILRVPVPPHVAFELDRTRPDLISEDVQRRFVQEVVQSQQAAVGRQLDDFRSKRLMGMTPWEQELAQLEAWVGRDRASYEARERHVAERLLTHLEEMQPTISTDEEKSAAVVNAIGLYMRHLGVRTKSGDKKSGRNFFRKKVMGNRRSDEPPKTKKGLSSILDAARWNRGEPQAPDFRHLKGEVDGEKPALTERKGGLGMPSRDRNLGAPGQDTSGISLHPLSGDNPDREPGADSPLELGDPPLQGPTSLEPPAPPESTEEGAETESPEPGDEAEPGRSGLELEPEEPPGWRELVPPDTLHSLPKSQVKRQEVISELLVTEAAHVRMLRVLHDLFYQPMVEGGFFLLGELQNIFPSLDELIEVHSLFLDCLMKRRQESGYLIEEIGDVLLARFDGAEGSWFQKISSRFCSRQSFALEQLKAKQRKEPRFCAFVQEAESRPRCRRLQLKDMIPTEMQRLTKYPLLLQSIGQNTEEPAEREKVELAAECCREILHHVNQAVRDMEDLLRLRDYQRRLDLSHLRQSSDPMLSEFKNLDITKKKLVYEGPLTWRVTKDKAVEVHVLLLDDLLLLLQRQDERLLLKSHSRTLTPTPDGKTMLRPVLRLTSAMTREVATDHKAFYVIFTWDQEAQIYELVAQTVSERKNWCALITETAGSLKVPAPASRPKPHPSPSSIREPLLSSSENGNGGREMPPADARTERILSDLLPFCRPGPEGQLAATALRKVLSLKQLLFPAGEDSRAGPPRDGNGVPGGGPLSPAQTQEIQENLLSLEETIKQLEELEEEFCRLRPLLSQLGGNSVPHPGCT from the exons ATGGAAGACGTCGCCCGAGGGGTG GCCCCAGGGCCCCCCCGGCCTGGCCTGGTGCCCGTCAGCATCATCGGGGCTGAGGACGAGGATTTTGAGAACGAGCTGGAGACG CACTCAGAGGAGCAAAACAGCCAGTTCCAGAGCCTGGAGCAGGTGAAGCGGCGCCCGGCCCACCTCATGGCCCTCCTGCAGCACGTGGCCCTGCAGTTCGAGCCGGGACCCCTg ATTCTGCGAGTGCCTGTCCCTCCCCACGTGGCCTTTGAGCTTG ACCGCACCCGGCCAGACCTCATCTCCGAGGATGTGCAGCGGCGGTTTGTGCAGGAGGTGGTGCAGAGCCAGCAGGCAGCCGTGGGCCGGCAGCTGGACGACTTCCGCTCCAAGCGGCTCATGGGCATGACGCCCTGGGAGCAGGAGCTGGCCCAGCTGGAGGCCTGGGTTGGGCGGGACCGAGCCAGCTACGAGGCCCGGGAGCGGCACGTGGCCGAGCGGCTGCTGACCCACCTGGAGGAGATGCA ACCTACCATCTCTACCGATGAAGAAAAGAG TGCCGCTGTGGTCAACGCCATCGGCCTATACATGCGCCACCTTGGGGTACGGACCAAGAGTGGGGACAAGAAGTCGGGGAGGAACTTCTTCCGGAAAAAG GTGATGGGGAACCGGCGCTCAGACGAGCCTCCCAAGACCAAAAAAGGACTGAGCAGCATCCTGGATGCCGCCCGCTGGAACCGGGGAGAGCCCCAGG CTCCAGATTTTCGACACCTCAAAGGCGAGGTTGATG GTGAGAAGCCAGCACTTACGGAGCGGAAGGGAGGCCTGGGCATGCCCTCTCGGGACCGGAATCTGGGGGCTCCTGGGCAGGACACCTCTGGAATCTCTCTGCACCCTCTGTCCGGGGACAACCCAGACCGGGAACCAG GTGCTGACAGCCCCCTGGAGCTGGGGGACCCACCCCTACAGGGCCCGACCAGCCTGGAGCCTCCAGCGCCCCCAGAGAGCACTGAGGAGGGGGCCGAGACAGAGAG CCCTGAGCCCGGAGACGAGGCGGAGCCGGGACGTTCAGGACTAGAGCTGGAACCAGAAGAGCCTCCAGGCTGGCGGGAGCTCGTCCCCCCGGACACCCTGCACAGCCTGCCCAAGAGCCAGGTGAAGCGGCAGGAGGTCATCAGCG AGCTGCTGGTGACAGAGGCGGCCCACGTGCGCATGCTGCGGGTACTACATGACCTCTTCTACCAGCCCATGGTGGAAGGGGGCTTCTTCCTCCTGGGGGAGCTGCAGAACATCTTCCCCAGCCTGGACGAGCTCATCGAGGTGCATT CCTTGTTCCTTGATTGCCTGATGAAGCGGAGACAGGAGAGTGGCTACCTCATTGAAGAGATCGGGGACGTGCTGCTGGCCCGG TTTGATGGTGCTGAGGGCTCCTGGTTCCAGAAAATCTCCTCTCGCTTCTGCAGCCGCCAGTCGTTTGCCTTAGAGCAGCTCAAAGCCAAGCAGCGCAAGGAGCCTCGATTCTGTGCCTTTGTGCAG GAGGCCGAGAGCCGTCCGCGGTGTCGCCGCCTGCAGCTGAAGGACATGATCCCCACAGAGATGCAGCGCCTGACCAAGTACCCACTGCTCCTGCAGAGCATCGGGCAGAACACAG AAGAGCCCGCGGAGCGAGAGAAAGTGGAGCTAGCAGCCGAGTGCTGCCGGGAAATCCTGCACCACGTCAACCAAGCCGTGCGTGACATGGAGGACCTGCTG CGGCTCAGGGATTATCAGCGGCGCCTGGATTTGTCCCACCTGCGGCAGAGCAGCGACCCCATGCTGAGCGAGTTCAAG aaCCTGGACATCACCAAGAAGAAGTTGGTCTATGAGGGCCCGCTGACGTGGCGAGTGACGAAGGACAAGGCTGTGG AGGTCCACGTGCTGCTGCTGGAcgacctgctgctgctgctccagcgCCAGGACGAGCGGCTGCTGCTCAAGTCACACAGCCGGACGCTGACACCCACCCCGGACGGCAAGACCATGCTGCGGCCCGTGCTGCGGCTCACCTCCGCCATGACCCGCGAGGTGGCCACCG ACCACAAAGCCTTCTATGTCATTTTTACGTGGGACCAGGAGGCCCAGATATACGAGCTGGTGGCACAGACTGTGTCGGAGAGGAAGAA CTGGTGTGCCCTCATCACTGAGACCGCTGGATCTCTGAaggtccctgcccctgcctcccgccccaagccccaccccagccccagcag CATCCGAGAACCCCTCCTTAGCAGCTCTGAGAACGGCAACGGTGGCCGAGAGATGCCTCCAGCTGACG CCCGGACTGAGAGAATTCTCAGCGACCTCCTGCCCTTCTGCAGACCAGGCCCCGAGGGCCAGCTTGCTGCCACGGCCCTTCGGAAAG TGCTGTCCCTGAAGCAGCTCCTGTTTCCTGCTGGGGAAGACAGCAGGGCGGGGCCTCCCCGAGATGGGAATGGGGTCCCAGGGGGTGGCCCCCTGAGCCCAGCGCAGACCCAGGAGATCCAGGAGAACCTGCTCAGCCTGGAGGAGACCATAAAGCAGCTGGAG gagctggaggaggaatTCTGCCGCCTGCGacccctcctgtctcagctcGGGGGGAATTCTGTCCCCCATCCTGGCTGTACCTGA
- the ARHGEF1 gene encoding rho guanine nucleotide exchange factor 1 isoform X3 — protein MEDVARGVAPGPPRPGLVPVSIIGAEDEDFENELETHSEEQNSQFQSLEQVKRRPAHLMALLQHVALQFEPGPLILRVPVPPHVAFELDRTRPDLISEDVQRRFVQEVVQSQQAAVGRQLDDFRSKRLMGMTPWEQELAQLEAWVGRDRASYEARERHVAERLLTHLEEMQPTISTDEEKSAAVVNAIGLYMRHLGVRTKSGDKKSGRNFFRKKVMGNRRSDEPPKTKKGLSSILDAARWNRGEPQAPDFRHLKGEVDGEKPALTERKGGLGMPSRDRNLGAPGQDTSGISLHPLSGDNPDREPGADSPLELGDPPLQGPTSLEPPAPPESTEEGAETESPEPGDEAEPGRSGLELEPEEPPGWRELVPPDTLHSLPKSQVKRQEVISELLVTEAAHVRMLRVLHDLFYQPMVEGGFFLLGELQNIFPSLDELIEVHSLFLDCLMKRRQESGYLIEEIGDVLLARFDGAEGSWFQKISSRFCSRQSFALEQLKAKQRKEPRFCAFVQEAESRPRCRRLQLKDMIPTEMQRLTKYPLLLQSIGQNTEEPAEREKVELAAECCREILHHVNQAVRDMEDLLRLRDYQRRLDLSHLRQSSDPMLSEFKNLDITKKKLVYEGPLTWRVTKDKAVEVHVLLLDDLLLLLQRQDERLLLKSHSRTLTPTPDGKTMLRPVLRLTSAMTREVATDHKAFYVIFTWDQEAQIYELVAQTVSERKNWCALITETAGSLKVPAPASRPKPHPSPSSIREPLLSSSENGNGGREMPPADARTERILSDLLPFCRPGPEGQLAATALRKGAGGGILPPATPPVSARGEFCPPSWLYLRSLSRQAFHKERRGRGRVGAAPTHTAAAASHTPRPEEREPLPGHTWEGPSWGHRVPIGLGLLPPASAWETQGFIPGWAPQRPPDPGLSVLPVGATPPSPTPKCLCSVFIP, from the exons ATGGAAGACGTCGCCCGAGGGGTG GCCCCAGGGCCCCCCCGGCCTGGCCTGGTGCCCGTCAGCATCATCGGGGCTGAGGACGAGGATTTTGAGAACGAGCTGGAGACG CACTCAGAGGAGCAAAACAGCCAGTTCCAGAGCCTGGAGCAGGTGAAGCGGCGCCCGGCCCACCTCATGGCCCTCCTGCAGCACGTGGCCCTGCAGTTCGAGCCGGGACCCCTg ATTCTGCGAGTGCCTGTCCCTCCCCACGTGGCCTTTGAGCTTG ACCGCACCCGGCCAGACCTCATCTCCGAGGATGTGCAGCGGCGGTTTGTGCAGGAGGTGGTGCAGAGCCAGCAGGCAGCCGTGGGCCGGCAGCTGGACGACTTCCGCTCCAAGCGGCTCATGGGCATGACGCCCTGGGAGCAGGAGCTGGCCCAGCTGGAGGCCTGGGTTGGGCGGGACCGAGCCAGCTACGAGGCCCGGGAGCGGCACGTGGCCGAGCGGCTGCTGACCCACCTGGAGGAGATGCA ACCTACCATCTCTACCGATGAAGAAAAGAG TGCCGCTGTGGTCAACGCCATCGGCCTATACATGCGCCACCTTGGGGTACGGACCAAGAGTGGGGACAAGAAGTCGGGGAGGAACTTCTTCCGGAAAAAG GTGATGGGGAACCGGCGCTCAGACGAGCCTCCCAAGACCAAAAAAGGACTGAGCAGCATCCTGGATGCCGCCCGCTGGAACCGGGGAGAGCCCCAGG CTCCAGATTTTCGACACCTCAAAGGCGAGGTTGATG GTGAGAAGCCAGCACTTACGGAGCGGAAGGGAGGCCTGGGCATGCCCTCTCGGGACCGGAATCTGGGGGCTCCTGGGCAGGACACCTCTGGAATCTCTCTGCACCCTCTGTCCGGGGACAACCCAGACCGGGAACCAG GTGCTGACAGCCCCCTGGAGCTGGGGGACCCACCCCTACAGGGCCCGACCAGCCTGGAGCCTCCAGCGCCCCCAGAGAGCACTGAGGAGGGGGCCGAGACAGAGAG CCCTGAGCCCGGAGACGAGGCGGAGCCGGGACGTTCAGGACTAGAGCTGGAACCAGAAGAGCCTCCAGGCTGGCGGGAGCTCGTCCCCCCGGACACCCTGCACAGCCTGCCCAAGAGCCAGGTGAAGCGGCAGGAGGTCATCAGCG AGCTGCTGGTGACAGAGGCGGCCCACGTGCGCATGCTGCGGGTACTACATGACCTCTTCTACCAGCCCATGGTGGAAGGGGGCTTCTTCCTCCTGGGGGAGCTGCAGAACATCTTCCCCAGCCTGGACGAGCTCATCGAGGTGCATT CCTTGTTCCTTGATTGCCTGATGAAGCGGAGACAGGAGAGTGGCTACCTCATTGAAGAGATCGGGGACGTGCTGCTGGCCCGG TTTGATGGTGCTGAGGGCTCCTGGTTCCAGAAAATCTCCTCTCGCTTCTGCAGCCGCCAGTCGTTTGCCTTAGAGCAGCTCAAAGCCAAGCAGCGCAAGGAGCCTCGATTCTGTGCCTTTGTGCAG GAGGCCGAGAGCCGTCCGCGGTGTCGCCGCCTGCAGCTGAAGGACATGATCCCCACAGAGATGCAGCGCCTGACCAAGTACCCACTGCTCCTGCAGAGCATCGGGCAGAACACAG AAGAGCCCGCGGAGCGAGAGAAAGTGGAGCTAGCAGCCGAGTGCTGCCGGGAAATCCTGCACCACGTCAACCAAGCCGTGCGTGACATGGAGGACCTGCTG CGGCTCAGGGATTATCAGCGGCGCCTGGATTTGTCCCACCTGCGGCAGAGCAGCGACCCCATGCTGAGCGAGTTCAAG aaCCTGGACATCACCAAGAAGAAGTTGGTCTATGAGGGCCCGCTGACGTGGCGAGTGACGAAGGACAAGGCTGTGG AGGTCCACGTGCTGCTGCTGGAcgacctgctgctgctgctccagcgCCAGGACGAGCGGCTGCTGCTCAAGTCACACAGCCGGACGCTGACACCCACCCCGGACGGCAAGACCATGCTGCGGCCCGTGCTGCGGCTCACCTCCGCCATGACCCGCGAGGTGGCCACCG ACCACAAAGCCTTCTATGTCATTTTTACGTGGGACCAGGAGGCCCAGATATACGAGCTGGTGGCACAGACTGTGTCGGAGAGGAAGAA CTGGTGTGCCCTCATCACTGAGACCGCTGGATCTCTGAaggtccctgcccctgcctcccgccccaagccccaccccagccccagcag CATCCGAGAACCCCTCCTTAGCAGCTCTGAGAACGGCAACGGTGGCCGAGAGATGCCTCCAGCTGACG CCCGGACTGAGAGAATTCTCAGCGACCTCCTGCCCTTCTGCAGACCAGGCCCCGAGGGCCAGCTTGCTGCCACGGCCCTTCGGAAAG gagctggaggaggaatTCTGCCGCCTGCGacccctcctgtctcagctcGGGGGGAATTCTGTCCCCCATCCTGGCTGTACCTGAGGTCCCTATCCAGGCAG GCCTTTCacaaggagaggagggggagaggacgTGTGGGGGCCGCCCCCACCCACACGGCTGCCGCAGCATCTCACACCCcaaggcctgaggagagggagccGCTGCCGGGCCACACCTGGGAGGGGCCCAGCTGGGGTCACCGTGTCCCCATTGGCCTCGgccttctccctcctgcctctgcttggGAGACTCAGGGCTTCATTCCAGGGTGGGCACCACAGCGACCCCCAGATCCTGGGCTATCAGTATTGCCTGTGGGGGCCAcccctccatcccccaccccgaAGTGCCTTTGCTCTGTTTTTATACCCTGA